From one Lolium rigidum isolate FL_2022 chromosome 4, APGP_CSIRO_Lrig_0.1, whole genome shotgun sequence genomic stretch:
- the LOC124649796 gene encoding quinone oxidoreductase-like protein 2 homolog, protein MEALVVRRLGDPTLPPGGDDSPFEAISGEQPVPELSSPTSVRVRVAATSLNFANFLQVQGKYQEQPPLPFVPGSDYAGVVDAVGPGVRKFRPGDRVCSLATVGSFAEFIVTEEKGLFLVPDGCDLVAAGALPVAFGTSHLALVHRAQLKSGQVLLVLGAAGGVGVSAVQIGKVSGAIVIAVARGIEKLHYLKSIGADHVIDSSKENVIESAKSFLKARGLKGVDVLYDPVGGKLTQDSLKLLNWGAHILLIGFASGDVPVIRANVALVKNWTIHGLYWGSYLIHRPAVLIDSLNELLSWLSKGLITAKISHTYRLPEAHLAFAALRDRKAVGKVMLVMGSSAKSRL, encoded by the exons ATGGAGGCGCTCGTGGTGCGGCGGCTCGGTGACCCCACGCTACCACCCGGCGGCGACGACTCGCCGTTCGAGGCCATCTCCGGTGAACAACCTGTTCCGGAGCTCTCGTCGCCGACGTCTGTGCGGGTGCGTGTGGCGGCGACCAGCCTCAACTTCGCGAACTTCCTGCAGGTGCAGGGCAAGTACCAGGAGCAACCCCCGCTGCCCTTCGTGCCAGGGTCAGACTACGCGGGCGTCGTCGACGCCGTCGGCCCCGGCGTGCGCAAATTCCGGCCCGGTGACCGGGTCTGCTCCCTCGCCACCGTCGGGTCCTTTGCCGAGTTCATCGTCACCGAGGAGAAGGGGCT ATTCTTAGTTCCTGATGGATGTGACCTGGTCGCTGCTGGAGCATTACCTGTTGCATTTGGTACGTCACACCTGGCCCTTGTCCACAGGGCTCAACTGAAGTCTGGTCAG GTGCTACTTGTACTTGGTGCTGCCGGTGGTGTTGGGGTATCTGCTGTACAAATAGGAAAAGTTAGTGGTGCTATTGTTATTGCGGTTGCCAG GGGAATTGAGAAATTGCACTATCTCAAGTCCATAGGAGCTGATCATGTGATTGACTCTAGCAAGGAGAATGTTATTGAGAGTGCCAAGTCCTTTTTAAAGGCTAGAGGTCTCAAAGGTGTTGACGTTTTATATGATCCTGTTGGGGGCAAACTTACTCAAGATAGTTTGAAACTTCTCAATTGGGGTGCACATATTCTGCTCATTGGATTTGCTAGTGGAGATGTTCCAGTTATTCGAGCTAATGTTGCACTTGTTAAG AACTGGACAATTCATGGTCTGTACTGGGGAAGCTACTTAATTCATCGGCCAGCAGTACTCATTGACTCACTCAACGAACTTCTGTCATGGCTCTCAAAGGGTTTGATAACAGCTAAAATCTCACACACCTACAGGCTCCCTGAG GCTCATCTCGCTTTTGCTGCCTTGAGAGATAGGAAGGCCGTTGGTAAAGTCATGCTTGTTATGGGCTCATCAGCAAAATCAAGACTTTGA